The genomic stretch AACAACAATATGAATGCCTCCAAGAGTAGAATAATACACCCATGCTGAAATCTGCGAGATACTTTGGCGTAGGCCCAATGGTCAAGATGCCCAATGCCTTCTATAGGATCAAGCACAAGCCAATGTACCTTCATCAATAAAGAccagcaacaaaaaaaaaatttatttaaattaaaaacaGAAAAACCTCTTCTATTAAAATGAGAAGGTAGACAACATCAATGTAGCCCGTAGCACAATGGAACAAGtgtgtgtttcaacattgaggtctcaggttcAAGACCAGCTTGCCCATCAAAAatatctaaataaataaataataaatcaatGAAATAGCTGGGAATCACATGGTTTTTGTTTGTCATACCAATAAGGGGTCAATCTTGCTTTTTGTTCACATACCTCTATAGAAAACTAGACATTTTTTTCTTGCTTCTTATTTATTCCCCCACCCACAATTACTGCCAATCCAATACTAGTGCTTATCTTCTGGATTGAATTTGTTTTCTCAACATTCAATTCATACTGACAACAGTATGAGGATCTGGTCCTCTGCGAGGagtgcagcagtagcagcagcagcaacagcaacaatAAATGCTCTACCACTGGAATAAATgctcccaaatccatggatttttaGTTTGTTTCCCAAATAGTAGACTTTGGAATTTgcaaaatccaaatccaatgcaaatcCATGAAATTGACAAGTTCATAGATTTGCTATATTCACATTCTCATTTCCTTGATCCCAAACAGGGCTTTTGATCTTCAGGGCAGTTGTCATCTCATCACATGCTTAAAATAAATTCATTCATAGGCAATGACAGCAGCAGTCTTTCGTGCCTTTATTCTTTCTAGTTATTTATATGAAAAATATTATACTTACAACTGTTATTGGCTTATTGCCTTCTACACCCAACATAATCAGGGCTCTAATGATAGTACTTCCAAGATCAAGACTCAAGAGCATGATTCCAAATGCAAAAAAACTGTGGAAAGTAAACCAATCGTCACTCCACTCCAGAGCATGATTCCAGACACAAACAAATACTGACCAACAAAGCATGTGCAGGCCCTTTCATTTCGCCCATCACCCGAAGACAACTGAGTGCCAATCACCTTTAATTGAAGGACACTGACCCAAGGTTACCTGGACCATGGGTCGGTTTGGTACATGGTACAGGAAAGGGTATGCTGTAGGCTATTTCCTCCAATACATGGTATGCCAGGGTACTATCATTTGCATCACTCTAATACATAAACCGTGCATGCAATATAGTTTTATATATGAACTCATATCGCAATTTCTATATGAGATGATGTATGTTATTGATATAGACCTCGCATGGTTAAGTGTCCTATAGTAGCTGTTACTACGAATAACAGAAACTCTGTTGTAGCCATTTCTGCTATATTATAACTAAACATATGAAGGTATAAATCTCTACATATAAATAGAAATTTGCATTAACTTAATCAATAGTAAAAATCAAGAGCACTAATTTGGATCGGTAAAAATAGTGATCCGGATcacaaatgacccataatccggAATGCTTGATCCAGAACATAAAATGCAAGGGGTTTTGCATTTTGGGTAATATTGCACTCACCCATTCAAGTAACCATGGATGTGATGGAGAAGGCCAAAGTCACGTTTGAGATGGCTCTTATCATCGAACATTCTCaaattcctttctttccaaatccCCCATATCACTGCATATGGATTATTGCCCACATTTTCTTACCCCGATCCAAGAATGGCCCACAACTCCAGCCAGCAATGTCCTCGCGGAGGAACCTATTCGTCGCCCAGCATACCCTAAAATGCTTAAAGAAGTGCTCCCAAACGTACCTTGCTGATTGGCAATATGTTCATAATGTGCAGACAGACTGAGGAATCAGTGGACTACCCATCTCTGCATTGCCTAGTTATCAAGCATTTCATTACATATGACTACATACAAGACCCATATAGAGCTACTATCCTTTTTAAGTACATGTAAACAAATATTTTAGATCCATGAATTACGATTTTCAACTTAACGTATGCCATTTTACACTACAAATTAACAAGTGCACCCAACAGTTAACGGCTTCCTCCATGCCATACAAAAGAAACCTACAACATTCTCCTGGGTAAAAACCATCACATGCAATATTCTTATTCCTAGCAGCAACCATGCAAAGGCACCAAATATACTAACCCTGTGGATGACTGAGCCATGgtccaaatagatgaatggaaggGATCTTCACATGTGTGTCATGGTATATCAATTTAAAAAATGGCAAAAGGATACGTCCTTCCTTTGGTTTTGTGTGGCTTTCTTAATAAAAATGGaaccattcaaaagaaaaaagatatgAATGCTCAATAACTTATGCACCCGTGTTTAGAACCATAACCTTTGTCGAAAGAATCTCTAATTACAAGGACATGGGATGATTGATCCCATCTAAATCATTACATGGATTCAAAGAGTGCCTGGAGAAACAAAAATacatggagggagagagagagggagagagagagagagagagagagagagagtagcaaaCTTGCCTGATAAAGTAGTGCTCAGTTGAGGTTTACTTGGCGAAAAACCTCTTCAGAGCATCAAATATGAGAAGTTGAATTCCACAGAACCTGCAAGTAAaatgaaaggaagaagaaagagatatATGAAAGATATCCACAAAAAGAAACACCGCAATGCCTCCCCCCACAAGTTTCCAAATCGAAATTCCTTTTGCCATGCACGATCTCCATCCTCATTTTCACGGTTGATAGCATCTCTTTGAAAGACTTGAAGCATTTCATCTCATGAATACAAGAATCTTCAGTTCCCCATTGTGCAGAAGCAGACAATTCAATCAGGTTCAATGAAAATAAAACAACATGATCTTGAGAATTTACGCTTTCTCCGATATAATccaagagaagagaaaaaggaaaaaagcaaaCTACTCATTACACACTAGAAGAGTTTACATAATGCGGGGTCAGTAGTTCTACAAATGCATCGGCATCTAAAACCAGTATGACCACCCGAACAGTGCAACAAACAATAATAGCTTTGCCAGGATCCACATCAATATGCCAACCTCATTTTCTTGTGAAACTCCAGACATTCTTGATCTCCAGAAATCAAACTTTACCAATTACAAGTTTTCTCATTGCCTTTTGTAGTTCTTGCACCGCGGTGTTGTACATCTCTTCAGATAATGACCCTGCCTCTGCAAATTTAATGGCCCGTTGACATAGGTCATTGTACCGTTGGCCCATAGTTTCAGGACGAACAGCTTGTTCAGGGCCGCACTCATCCAACACATGCCTATTCCTCATTTCCTTTGTCCAGCGTTTCAAGATGTAGTGCGATGGAATCATTGGTACGCCCGACGCTAAGAGAACAACCAACGCATGTCTGCAAAGATAGCCTCTGAATTCAAACAAGCGACAAATACAAGAAATTCTCGTCTCAAACCAATTCCACATCACCGTGTATTCCTTCCCCTTCATCTTCTCAAAATCTTCCCATTCTTTCACCATGTATGTGGTGATTGTCCCCTTCTGCTGCACAATGCTTGCAAAACAAGCAGACATTCCAAGAATTTCAACTTGGAATTTCTTAAATATTTCCTTTGTGTACACAGATGCACCTTGCTTTTCAAAAGGTGACGGCGTACTCAATGTGGGTGGCTTCTGGTATGTTTCAAAATCAGCTTGGGCTTCCTTCTCATACCAATTCTCTAGTGCTACTTCATACAGGTCAAGGAACTCTTTCAACGAGGTACTTGGACTCACATATTTATCAAAAAAAGATTTGACAGTTTCCTTGCGCTGAGAAGTAGACATCCCTCCGAAAAAGGTGTCCTTTAAGAACACTGGGACCCACTGATGGCGTTCCTCGTACAACATCTGAACCCATGCATTATCCCCAAGCTTAAAGTCTTTCATCAATTCATCCCATTTGATTTCGAACTCCTCTACCGTCAAAGAGTCATATACACAATTATTTAACTTGTCAGTAAATGCTGGATGAGCTTTACAAATATGCCCCAATTTTTCAGGAACATTTTTTAGGATCTGCCATAGGCAAAGACGATGACAAGTTTCTGGAAAAACCTCTATGACCGCAGATTTAATGCCCCTATCTTGGTCAGTGATTATTGCCCTCGGAGGCCGTCCAGACATTGCAGCAAGCCATGTCTTAAACAACCAAGCAAATGACTCTTTCGTCTCATCTACAAGAATCGCACAACCAAGCAACACCGACTGCCCATGATGGTTCACCCCTACAAACGAAACAAGGGGCACGTTGTACTTGTTTGTCAAATATGCTGTGTCAAACGTGACCGCGTCACCAAAGTATGTATATGCTGTCCTAGACCTGCCATCGGCCCAAAAGATATTTTTCGGATGTTGGTCCCCTTCCATGTCTATTGCATAGAAGAATGCAGGGTTCAGAGCATGCTTTCGGATGAAATTCCTTAGTGCAGCTTGCGCATCTTCTCCTGCAAGGGAATCCCGCCGCTCCTTGTCCGTCAGAATCCTACGTTCTTTATCCACAAAGCTCACACTGCTGATTACACCAGGCTGTTTGGCCTTCCCAGAATTCTTTTTCACTTTTACCCCTGACGCATTAGAGATACCCTTCTTTTCAGGCGTTCCAACCTTCTTGTGCGACCGGAAAAAGCGCACGTCCCCTGGACAGAGTTCGTGGTTATGTTCCTTGACAAAAGCAAACAACACCCACTTCCCAGTCTCTTTTCTCTTCGCCTTTATCATCGCCTTACAACCTGCCTTAAGCGTGGGTCGTGGGTTACCCGAACTTTTTTTCTTGACTTTGAGCCCATGTTTTGAACATGCATAATGCCCCGCAATCTTGGATTTATCGGTCCTTGATCGACGGACAGATAATCTGGTGATACCAAAACCGACACGCCTAGCATACTGATTATAGAATGCATACACTGCTTCTTCGGATTCAAACTCCATTCCCACACTGGGCTGTACATTGGCTTCTCC from Magnolia sinica isolate HGM2019 chromosome 17, MsV1, whole genome shotgun sequence encodes the following:
- the LOC131231285 gene encoding protein FAR1-RELATED SEQUENCE 4-like gives rise to the protein MQRLMAASHPNAVPPHIIPQELWGEPYVGDDVGEGNYGMTESIIEDVEPCAISGVGNETTVLPNEGEANVQPSVGMEFESEEAVYAFYNQYARRVGFGITRLSVRRSRTDKSKIAGHYACSKHGLKVKKKSSGNPRPTLKAGCKAMIKAKRKETGKWVLFAFVKEHNHELCPGDVRFFRSHKKVGTPEKKGISNASGVKVKKNSGKAKQPGVISSVSFVDKERRILTDKERRDSLAGEDAQAALRNFIRKHALNPAFFYAIDMEGDQHPKNIFWADGRSRTAYTYFGDAVTFDTAYLTNKYNVPLVSFVGVNHHGQSVLLGCAILVDETKESFAWLFKTWLAAMSGRPPRAIITDQDRGIKSAVIEVFPETCHRLCLWQILKNVPEKLGHICKAHPAFTDKLNNCVYDSLTVEEFEIKWDELMKDFKLGDNAWVQMLYEERHQWVPVFLKDTFFGGMSTSQRKETVKSFFDKYVSPSTSLKEFLDLYEVALENWYEKEAQADFETYQKPPTLSTPSPFEKQGASVYTKEIFKKFQVEILGMSACFASIVQQKGTITTYMVKEWEDFEKMKGKEYTVMWNWFETRISCICRLFEFRGYLCRHALVVLLASGVPMIPSHYILKRWTKEMRNRHVLDECGPEQAVRPETMGQRYNDLCQRAIKFAEAGSLSEEMYNTAVQELQKAMRKLVIGKV